In Chitinophaga sp. HK235, a single window of DNA contains:
- a CDS encoding PKD domain-containing protein has product MIRSIIYPFLLAVILLFASGCDKNDYSFGDLTTPGKPVLTVTINGKDATHPYGDGTGNIQLSINSAHAYNYKVDFGDGQQPKTGTVSNISYGYKHTGTKKFTITVIASGKAGISSSSTVDVEIYRAFTPNPDLVKMLTNNGIKKWRVDKDAPGHLGVSSADVFTPAWWAAGPNEKDGLGIYDDVYTFNASGNVFTHTTNNDLFGKKEYLKDFDPTLTSTGDYTLTGPKAAEYTETFGYDGSATTEFITFPVKGHMGMYLGTHKFQVLERTDTHMTLRCVQDPGAWYVKIIAIQ; this is encoded by the coding sequence ATGATCAGATCTATCATATATCCGTTCCTGTTAGCTGTCATTCTGCTGTTTGCCAGCGGCTGCGACAAAAATGATTACAGCTTCGGCGACCTTACCACGCCAGGCAAACCGGTACTCACCGTCACCATCAACGGGAAAGACGCTACCCATCCCTATGGCGACGGAACCGGCAACATACAACTGAGTATCAACTCAGCACATGCCTATAATTACAAAGTAGACTTCGGCGATGGTCAGCAGCCTAAAACAGGTACTGTCAGTAACATCTCCTATGGCTATAAACATACCGGCACCAAAAAATTCACCATCACCGTAATCGCCTCCGGTAAAGCAGGCATCTCCAGCTCCAGCACCGTAGACGTCGAAATATACCGCGCCTTCACTCCCAACCCCGATCTGGTGAAAATGCTGACCAACAACGGCATCAAAAAATGGCGGGTAGACAAAGACGCCCCCGGCCATCTGGGCGTATCTTCCGCCGATGTGTTCACACCCGCCTGGTGGGCTGCCGGTCCTAATGAAAAAGACGGTCTCGGCATCTACGATGACGTATATACGTTTAATGCCAGCGGCAACGTGTTCACCCATACCACCAACAACGACCTCTTTGGCAAAAAGGAATACCTGAAGGATTTTGATCCAACACTTACCAGTACCGGCGACTACACGCTCACCGGTCCCAAAGCCGCCGAGTACACCGAAACATTCGGATACGATGGCAGCGCTACCACAGAGTTTATCACCTTCCCCGTGAAAGGACATATGGGCATGTATCTCGGTACACATAAATTCCAGGTACTGGAAAGAACCGATACCCATATGACCCTTCGTTGTGTACAGGACCCGGGAGCCTGGTATGTAAAAATTATAGCAATACAATAG
- a CDS encoding family 16 glycosylhydrolase, with protein sequence MKQLTGIMMALLVSLTSCGKTETKPAEKVAPLNLTVSTTVSQDSTGTVTFTATAEHAVSFDYDFGNGYIKSTANGYTSYTYNTPGEHTYTVNVTAKSADGLTLAKTISVVVPVSTALIWSDEFNNDGAPDSKKWGYDIGTGDNGWGNAEAQYYTNRLENAVVSDGTLKINAIKESYNGMAYTSARLLTKGKFNFTYGRIEVSAKLPAAGGTWPAIWMLGSNISTVGWPASGEIDIMEHKGNEPQKIYGTVHHPGHAGSNGDGGTTMVANETGAFHKYTLDWSPKQLRWYVDDKLYFTFNNAAGLPFNHDFFILLNFAMGGNFGGAIDPAFTRNTMEVDYVRVYRN encoded by the coding sequence ATGAAACAGTTAACAGGAATAATGATGGCATTGCTGGTCAGCCTGACCAGCTGCGGGAAAACAGAAACTAAGCCGGCTGAGAAAGTAGCGCCGCTCAACCTCACCGTGAGCACCACTGTGAGCCAGGACAGCACCGGCACCGTAACCTTTACCGCCACCGCCGAACACGCCGTAAGTTTTGACTACGACTTCGGTAACGGCTATATTAAATCTACCGCCAACGGATATACGAGTTATACCTATAATACACCAGGAGAACATACGTATACCGTTAACGTCACCGCCAAAAGCGCCGATGGCCTTACACTCGCTAAAACCATTTCGGTAGTGGTACCCGTTTCAACAGCCCTGATATGGTCTGATGAATTTAATAACGACGGCGCCCCCGACTCTAAAAAATGGGGTTACGATATCGGCACCGGCGACAACGGATGGGGCAATGCAGAAGCACAATACTATACTAACCGGCTGGAAAATGCCGTAGTATCAGATGGTACACTGAAAATAAATGCCATTAAAGAAAGTTATAACGGTATGGCCTATACGTCGGCCCGACTGCTCACCAAAGGCAAATTTAATTTCACTTACGGCAGAATAGAAGTAAGCGCCAAACTCCCCGCTGCCGGCGGCACCTGGCCCGCCATCTGGATGCTGGGCAGTAACATCTCCACCGTTGGATGGCCTGCTTCCGGAGAGATTGACATCATGGAACATAAAGGCAATGAACCACAGAAAATTTACGGAACAGTACATCATCCCGGACATGCCGGCAGTAACGGCGACGGCGGCACTACCATGGTAGCCAACGAAACGGGAGCCTTCCATAAATACACGCTGGACTGGTCTCCCAAACAACTCCGCTGGTATGTAGATGATAAACTTTACTTCACCTTCAACAATGCAGCAGGGCTGCCTTTTAACCACGACTTTTTTATTCTGCTCAACTTCGCCATGGGCGGCAACTTTGGCGGTGCCATCGATCCCGCTTTTACACGCAACACCATGGAAGTGGATTATGTAAGAGTATACAGAAATTAA
- a CDS encoding PKD domain-containing protein produces MNKLSYKPLLLLIALAGSSCTKDNFDNTDFLKTGTAPADQAINFNISNDNSGLVTITPNSAGATAYDIYFGDASISPTRVLPGQNTTHIYKEGTYPVKVVATGITGLKSETIKQLVVTFRAPESLTITANANLHDLTVSASALYATGGFKVYFGDAANEVPVLIAEGASVTHTYASAGKYTVKVEALSGGAASTSATKDVTIYNALTLPMIFEQPDVNYAWGDFGGSNTTIIPNPYPSGINTSATVGKIVKTKDQTWAGNYISMSSPLDFTSNKKFKVKVYSFRPGLRVLLQLERSGDNSFMENVEAVTTTANAWEELTFDFSSKITDNSKRLQNILFFLDNGTLGDGSQNYTILFDDIVLTN; encoded by the coding sequence ATGAACAAACTTAGCTATAAACCGCTCCTGCTGCTGATAGCCCTCGCCGGCAGCAGTTGCACCAAAGACAATTTTGATAATACCGACTTCCTGAAAACAGGCACCGCGCCTGCAGATCAGGCCATCAATTTCAACATCAGCAACGATAACTCCGGCCTGGTTACCATCACGCCCAACAGCGCCGGGGCCACCGCCTACGATATCTATTTTGGTGATGCCTCCATCTCGCCAACCCGTGTGCTGCCCGGACAAAACACCACCCACATCTATAAGGAAGGGACATACCCTGTGAAAGTGGTCGCCACCGGCATCACCGGACTGAAATCAGAAACTATCAAACAACTGGTTGTAACATTCCGGGCACCTGAAAGCTTAACCATCACTGCCAACGCCAACCTGCACGATCTTACCGTGTCGGCCTCCGCGTTATATGCAACCGGTGGGTTTAAAGTGTACTTCGGCGATGCGGCCAATGAAGTACCCGTACTCATAGCCGAAGGTGCCAGTGTTACACATACCTACGCCAGCGCCGGTAAATACACCGTAAAAGTGGAAGCCCTCAGCGGAGGCGCTGCCAGCACCAGCGCCACCAAAGATGTGACTATCTACAATGCGCTCACCCTGCCCATGATCTTCGAGCAACCAGATGTCAACTACGCCTGGGGCGATTTTGGCGGCAGTAACACCACCATCATCCCCAACCCTTACCCTTCCGGTATCAACACCAGCGCTACTGTGGGTAAAATCGTGAAAACAAAAGACCAGACCTGGGCAGGCAATTACATCTCCATGAGCAGTCCCCTCGATTTCACCAGCAATAAAAAATTCAAGGTGAAAGTGTATTCCTTCCGTCCGGGGCTTCGTGTGCTGCTGCAACTGGAAAGGTCCGGCGACAACTCCTTCATGGAAAACGTGGAAGCCGTTACCACCACTGCCAACGCCTGGGAAGAACTGACCTTCGACTTCAGCAGTAAAATCACTGACAACAGCAAAAGACTGCAGAACATCCTTTTCTTCCTCGACAACGGTACCCTCGGCGACGGCAGCCAGAACTATACGATACTGTTTGACGACATCGTTTTAACCAACTAA
- a CDS encoding M48 family metallopeptidase, which produces MSTVTRFALSFFSAIFFIAGPVVGQHAPFTPATVDQPMLNKLVAQFEQQHKTALTITALPSKYRKDYEEVYNSRWEHIKGVFDRKEVYTAEPARKYIADLVDVIVKGNPSLKAYPLHCYFSRTSEPNASYIGQGIILFNMGLFEKLENESQAAFVLCHEIAHYVLQHSDNSISEYISTINSTSYQQELRKVKHTEFRKRELLEKLTKKVAFNHRRHSRDHESQADSMALALLKNTSFDLSGAVTALKLLDEIDKDTIDIAACFKRELNPATFPFRDKWIAKSSSILGAGASVKAKGDMDDSLKTHPDCQTRIRLLEPAIAQNGSAKGQLYLTGKERFSTLQNTFKYEIIEYAYQAEKYSNSFYHTLILLQQYPKDPYLVTQIGRIMNSSYTARKAHTLGRMVDLPAPEFTPGYNLVLQFFQNLYLEEYAEVGYHYLQQYSGELSSYPAFKEQLNKSSLFIKQ; this is translated from the coding sequence ATGTCAACTGTTACGCGATTTGCACTGTCATTTTTTAGTGCTATTTTTTTTATAGCAGGTCCCGTAGTGGGACAGCACGCTCCATTTACACCGGCCACCGTAGACCAGCCAATGCTCAACAAACTGGTTGCTCAGTTTGAACAGCAACACAAAACCGCGCTCACCATCACCGCGCTGCCATCGAAATACCGCAAGGATTACGAGGAAGTGTATAATTCCAGATGGGAGCATATAAAAGGCGTATTCGACCGGAAAGAGGTTTATACAGCCGAACCTGCCCGCAAGTACATAGCAGATCTGGTGGATGTTATCGTAAAAGGAAATCCTTCCCTCAAGGCATATCCACTACACTGCTACTTTTCACGTACCAGCGAACCCAATGCCAGTTATATCGGCCAGGGGATCATCCTCTTTAATATGGGCCTCTTCGAAAAACTGGAAAACGAAAGTCAGGCCGCTTTTGTATTATGCCATGAGATAGCTCACTATGTACTGCAGCATAGTGATAACAGCATTTCAGAATATATCAGCACCATCAACAGTACTAGCTATCAACAGGAACTCCGTAAGGTAAAACATACCGAATTCCGCAAAAGGGAACTGCTGGAGAAGCTCACTAAAAAGGTGGCCTTTAATCACCGCCGTCACAGCAGAGACCATGAATCACAAGCCGACTCCATGGCCCTAGCCTTGCTGAAAAACACTTCATTTGACCTTTCCGGGGCTGTCACCGCATTAAAACTGCTGGATGAAATTGATAAAGACACCATCGATATCGCGGCCTGTTTCAAAAGAGAATTAAACCCCGCTACCTTCCCTTTCCGGGATAAATGGATTGCTAAAAGCAGCAGTATCCTGGGTGCAGGAGCTTCTGTAAAAGCCAAAGGCGATATGGATGATTCACTCAAAACCCACCCCGACTGCCAGACCCGTATCCGTCTGCTGGAGCCGGCTATCGCCCAAAACGGTTCTGCTAAAGGACAACTGTATCTGACCGGTAAGGAAAGATTCTCCACCCTGCAAAACACCTTTAAATACGAAATCATTGAATACGCCTATCAGGCAGAAAAATATTCCAACAGCTTCTATCACACGCTTATACTGTTACAACAATACCCGAAAGATCCATACCTGGTCACACAGATAGGCAGGATCATGAATAGCAGCTACACCGCCCGGAAAGCCCATACCCTGGGCAGAATGGTAGACCTCCCGGCTCCGGAATTTACACCCGGATATAACCTGGTACTTCAGTTCTTCCAGAACCTTTATCTGGAAGAGTATGCCGAAGTAGGTTATCATTATCTCCAGCAATATTCCGGAGAGCTAAGCAGCTACCCTGCCTTCAAAGAGCAATTAAATAAGAGTTCCCTTTTTATAAAACAGTAA
- a CDS encoding RagB/SusD family nutrient uptake outer membrane protein, with amino-acid sequence MKNLLHITGLFITIVLLSSCKKWVDYDPHEDYNVTDLDYLKTADDYRTMTVSVYSPLQWLNQTVPIGDIASDNSVTGGENASDVLGLQQIDDYTHTPNNDYLTEIWKSAYEGINRANYLTQYKDKNLTGLSIDFSGKDALYGEVYFLRAYYYFTLVRFFGDVPLFYERRLNMSDSRTLKRSPQAEVYAQIEKDLNAAIAALPTSNPQAGRVTRYSAQALLGKVLIYQNKFDAAATMLENVVNGPFNLAPNFADIFLQSGENGAESVFEIQYSNLFPYYNWGAATRGQGNYAVQQCGIRGLNGSSPYAPGWSTNLPSQDLAKAYAAGDQRKDATILDIEAYKTAHPDYNISYQIAPYKNTGLYNQKYLPRKGETSGQPELNYLNNYRTIRFAEVLLLAAEANNRATTANDAKARDYLNRVRRRAFRDNLHDVTASGTALKQAIWDERRLELAMEGDRFFDLVRTGRAATIITGFKAGKNELFPIPQLEVNISQLPQNPGY; translated from the coding sequence ATGAAAAACTTACTCCATATAACCGGACTGTTCATCACCATCGTGCTGCTGTCCTCCTGTAAAAAATGGGTAGACTACGACCCGCATGAAGACTATAACGTAACCGATTTGGATTATCTCAAAACGGCTGACGATTACAGAACGATGACGGTCAGCGTTTATTCTCCCCTGCAATGGCTCAACCAGACCGTCCCTATCGGTGATATTGCTTCCGACAACTCCGTTACCGGTGGTGAAAACGCTTCAGACGTACTGGGTCTGCAACAGATCGATGACTATACCCATACGCCCAACAACGACTACCTCACTGAAATATGGAAGTCGGCTTATGAAGGTATCAACCGCGCCAACTATCTCACCCAGTACAAGGATAAAAACCTGACTGGCCTCAGCATCGATTTCTCTGGTAAAGATGCGCTTTACGGAGAAGTATATTTCCTACGTGCCTATTATTATTTCACCCTGGTGAGATTTTTTGGTGATGTGCCCCTGTTTTATGAGAGAAGGCTGAACATGTCCGATTCCAGGACCCTCAAAAGATCACCACAGGCTGAAGTATACGCCCAGATTGAAAAAGACCTCAACGCTGCTATCGCTGCGCTGCCCACCTCCAATCCACAGGCAGGCCGTGTGACCCGTTATTCCGCACAGGCGTTGCTGGGTAAAGTACTGATCTATCAGAATAAATTCGATGCCGCTGCCACCATGCTCGAAAACGTGGTCAACGGGCCCTTTAACCTGGCGCCCAACTTCGCAGATATCTTCCTGCAGTCAGGTGAAAACGGTGCTGAGTCCGTATTTGAAATACAGTACTCCAACCTCTTCCCTTATTACAACTGGGGCGCCGCCACCCGCGGCCAGGGCAACTATGCCGTACAACAATGCGGTATCCGTGGCCTCAACGGTTCCAGTCCTTATGCGCCGGGATGGAGTACCAACCTGCCTTCACAGGACCTCGCCAAAGCATATGCCGCCGGCGATCAGCGCAAAGACGCCACCATACTGGATATAGAAGCCTATAAAACGGCCCACCCCGACTACAATATCTCCTATCAGATAGCTCCTTATAAAAACACAGGCCTCTACAATCAGAAGTATCTGCCCCGCAAAGGCGAGACTTCCGGTCAGCCTGAACTCAACTATCTCAACAACTACCGTACTATCCGTTTTGCTGAAGTGCTGCTGCTGGCCGCAGAAGCCAACAACCGCGCTACTACGGCCAACGATGCCAAAGCCAGGGATTATCTCAATAGGGTACGCCGTCGCGCCTTCCGCGATAACCTCCACGATGTCACCGCCTCCGGTACCGCTCTCAAACAAGCCATCTGGGACGAACGCAGGCTGGAACTGGCCATGGAAGGCGACCGCTTCTTTGACCTCGTAAGAACAGGCCGCGCCGCCACCATTATCACAGGTTTTAAAGCAGGTAAAAATGAACTGTTCCCTATCCCACAACTGGAAGTGAACATCTCTCAGCTGCCGCAAAATCCCGGTTACTAA
- a CDS encoding YafY family protein, with translation MPVNRNALIRYKTIDTCLRNRRRRWTLANLIDKVSEALYDYEGMEKGISRRTIQADIQMMRSDKLGYNAPIIIVDKKYYTYEDADYSITNIPLSDHDLTRMTEAVEVLKQFKGFTHFQHLNDVVQKLEGHVYASAHDQRTVIDFEKNEHLKGLSHLALIYDAIIREQPLLIKYQSFKAKSASSMHLHAWWLKEFKNRWFVVGTKNTSAAIVTLALDRIETVQIDETELYRPNTGGYTPEEYYRHAIGPTVSNIRPQLVTILITPEHAPYVITKPLHHSQQVISVSEEGTVISIEVEHNFELEREILGFAEGMKVLAPEKLRKMIQYKLNKAAERYHF, from the coding sequence ATGCCTGTTAACCGTAACGCATTAATAAGATATAAAACCATTGATACCTGCCTCCGAAACCGCCGCCGGCGCTGGACTTTAGCTAATCTGATCGATAAAGTTTCCGAAGCTCTTTATGATTATGAAGGCATGGAAAAAGGAATCAGCCGTCGTACTATACAGGCTGATATACAAATGATGCGCAGTGATAAGTTGGGTTATAATGCGCCTATTATTATAGTAGACAAAAAATATTATACCTACGAAGATGCTGATTACAGTATTACCAATATCCCGCTGAGTGATCATGATCTCACCCGCATGACGGAAGCAGTAGAGGTACTAAAACAGTTTAAAGGGTTTACGCACTTTCAGCATCTGAATGATGTGGTGCAGAAGCTGGAAGGCCACGTATATGCTTCTGCGCATGATCAGCGTACGGTGATTGATTTTGAGAAGAATGAGCACCTGAAGGGATTGTCACACCTGGCGCTGATCTATGATGCCATTATCCGGGAACAGCCCCTGCTGATAAAATATCAGTCCTTTAAAGCTAAGTCGGCCAGCAGTATGCATCTGCATGCCTGGTGGCTGAAAGAGTTTAAAAACCGCTGGTTTGTGGTGGGTACCAAAAATACTTCCGCTGCCATCGTCACCCTGGCACTAGACAGGATAGAGACCGTACAAATCGATGAAACAGAACTTTACCGGCCTAACACCGGTGGATATACGCCGGAAGAATATTACCGACATGCCATCGGCCCCACCGTGTCGAATATAAGGCCGCAGCTGGTGACCATTCTGATCACACCGGAACATGCGCCTTATGTAATCACCAAACCGCTGCATCATAGTCAGCAGGTCATATCTGTCAGTGAAGAAGGTACCGTGATCTCCATTGAAGTGGAACATAATTTTGAACTGGAGCGGGAGATATTGGGATTTGCAGAAGGGATGAAGGTATTGGCGCCGGAGAAATTGCGGAAGATGATTCAATATAAGCTGAACAAGGCAGCAGAACGATACCATTTTTGA
- a CDS encoding DUF6770 family protein yields the protein MIRKLSAVLLLSSLGAHSLSAQAKLSVDKVYSAYLRSSGAITDKDQIKGYYYLYQSDKIDRKTNEYTLQILDENLNKGKDIKFEDTKRLSLLESSFNGNTLAFLFKNGEDRTLEMKIYDLDGKLKYTYTRPYTKKTDALMNQYETLHTDEGMNQNVFEVGTKGFVSVMPLRDGRDVTYEVDVYSSDKKKMWTYKPEDDKERFAQAEFLMATDSLIFLEVTKKNRKMSGSGTAHLVCINHETKKKVFDLDDENDDVTFVPASILPVKGNGKFIVMGSYFDKDANILKDFSKGLAIYELDANGKVLNKTYNSWTKEIAHYLPTNNKGKIDKIGFLYVHKLIQTADGKIFVVGEGYKRQADAAGIALTALSVMSRSARSAGVTKIVVTDLVMMEFDKDFKLKGASIHEKRDNTAIGGEMADYASQHALAMFIKMQGYFDYEFTTGNPDENNFVVCYSDWEKTANYKGKTFNSIRYNGTKFSKDKIELKSKASRMQVLPAKSGSVMIMEYFKKDKRLDFRIEKLG from the coding sequence ATGATTCGAAAACTATCTGCAGTACTGCTGCTGAGTAGCCTTGGTGCCCATTCCTTATCGGCCCAGGCAAAATTATCTGTTGACAAAGTGTATAGCGCCTACCTGAGAAGCAGCGGCGCTATCACCGATAAAGACCAGATCAAAGGTTATTATTATCTCTATCAGAGTGATAAAATTGACCGTAAGACAAATGAGTATACCCTCCAGATTCTCGACGAAAACCTCAACAAAGGGAAGGATATCAAGTTTGAAGACACTAAAAGATTAAGTCTGCTCGAATCCTCCTTTAACGGTAACACCCTGGCTTTCCTCTTTAAAAACGGAGAAGACAGGACCCTGGAAATGAAAATATATGACCTGGATGGTAAGTTGAAATATACCTACACCCGGCCATATACCAAAAAGACCGATGCCCTGATGAACCAGTATGAAACCCTGCATACTGATGAGGGGATGAACCAGAATGTATTTGAGGTGGGTACAAAAGGTTTTGTATCCGTGATGCCGCTGAGAGACGGCCGCGATGTAACCTATGAAGTGGACGTGTATTCCTCTGACAAGAAAAAAATGTGGACATACAAACCGGAAGATGACAAGGAACGTTTTGCCCAGGCTGAATTCCTGATGGCTACCGACAGCCTGATCTTTCTGGAAGTAACCAAGAAAAACAGGAAAATGAGCGGCAGCGGCACTGCCCACCTGGTTTGTATTAATCATGAAACCAAAAAGAAAGTATTTGACCTGGACGATGAAAATGATGATGTCACCTTTGTTCCTGCCAGCATTTTGCCAGTAAAAGGAAATGGTAAATTTATCGTGATGGGCAGCTACTTCGATAAAGATGCCAATATCCTGAAAGACTTCAGCAAAGGCCTCGCCATTTATGAACTGGATGCAAACGGTAAAGTATTAAACAAAACATACAACAGCTGGACCAAGGAAATCGCTCATTACCTGCCTACCAACAATAAAGGCAAAATCGACAAAATCGGCTTCCTGTATGTTCATAAACTGATCCAGACAGCAGACGGAAAGATCTTTGTTGTAGGAGAAGGATATAAAAGACAGGCCGATGCTGCAGGTATTGCCCTGACAGCACTCAGTGTCATGTCCCGCAGCGCCAGGAGTGCCGGTGTGACCAAAATTGTAGTGACCGATTTAGTGATGATGGAATTTGATAAGGACTTTAAGCTGAAAGGCGCTTCCATCCACGAGAAACGGGATAATACAGCTATCGGAGGAGAAATGGCAGATTACGCCAGCCAGCACGCACTGGCCATGTTCATTAAAATGCAGGGCTACTTCGACTATGAGTTTACCACTGGCAACCCGGATGAGAACAACTTTGTTGTTTGTTACAGCGACTGGGAAAAAACAGCTAATTACAAAGGAAAAACGTTTAACTCTATCCGTTATAACGGCACTAAATTCAGCAAAGACAAAATCGAGCTGAAATCCAAAGCCAGCCGTATGCAGGTACTGCCTGCCAAAAGTGGTTCCGTTATGATCATGGAATACTTTAAGAAAGATAAAAGACTCGACTTCAGAATTGAAAAACTGGGATAG